One segment of Nostoc piscinale CENA21 DNA contains the following:
- the dpdJ gene encoding protein DpdJ produces the protein MIVCAGTGTGKTLSFYLPALAHIAALLKKDEYWSKGLAIYPRNELLKDQFSETYQEARRLDAVLKAEGKRKILIGAFFGLTPRSATLDRVQDKWEAESGGFTCPYLRCPRCEGALSWRRADVEAGREKLSCLNPSCGAVIQEDEVILTRDRMAKTPPDLVFTSTEMLNRSMGDSRYGHVFGIAAAKKPQLVLLDEVHTYTGIHGAQVAYLLRRWQKIINKKVQFTGLSATLQSAAEFFSQLTGLNPGSVEEISPGEDQIAEGMEYQLVLRGDPVSGTSLLSTSIQTAMLLRRVLDPSEDPPSRGFYGSRVFAFTDDLDVTNRLFHNLLDAEGRDSWGRPLRGRQPLAALRSHSATDGRERLIAAQSWLLCEEIGHGLQLPLSIGRTSSQDTGVTPNADVIVATASLEVGFNDPEVGGVIQHKAPRDMASFLQRKGRAGRRRTMRPWTVVVLSDYGRDRIAYQGYDMLFNPVLEKRSLPIANRYVIRIQAVFAFMDWVGQQLAATRGSVWRDFATTDLYLINRQRLEIKLIKNILETEAGQRNLETYLQSALHLTKDEVEAVLWEPPRSLMMAVLPTLLRRLESGWKRLPIQQDESDKDYQTRDPLPDFVPPNLFSDLLLPEVTITTPPQTHHSEPDVNSMPIVQALKTFTPGRATRRFGVQHIYATHWIAPSDLQQREQEFPVEDYCAEFEEAGYFQLWQDRQIVDIRCIRPWAINPTQVPADISITSNAQLEWRSQIIPPDLGIKLELPQGSPWCKIITEVCCFTHTQQSPLEVRRFAIASHANIRFDNGQELDTTIRFTQKQDGSSAAVGFAQSVDGLVFRFRIPPNFTISPSDANQEKIRGFRTAYFRYRVLTDDRLCELTNVFQREWLYQIYISMLTDHALTAKISLLEAFEALLGENMGQEMARVLDNIFQTLNVEETLLEEGESAPEQIQGRQRVHDRLLALGNADIIQTILNDLAPILWSEPDEEWHSWAALRFKATLGGALLDACGQLCPHFDLGDLILDIDPGPRPPDAPAISEGVEEIWITESTIGGGGVIEEILRRYAADPANFFPLGGECIVTCGF, from the coding sequence ATGATTGTCTGTGCTGGGACAGGAACCGGAAAGACTTTATCTTTTTACTTACCTGCGCTGGCGCATATTGCAGCTTTGTTGAAAAAGGATGAGTATTGGAGTAAGGGACTAGCAATTTATCCCCGTAACGAACTCCTCAAAGACCAATTTTCTGAAACCTATCAAGAAGCACGTCGTCTCGATGCTGTCCTCAAGGCAGAAGGTAAGCGTAAAATTCTCATTGGTGCATTTTTTGGCTTAACTCCCAGAAGCGCAACTTTAGATCGGGTACAAGATAAATGGGAAGCTGAAAGTGGTGGCTTTACTTGTCCTTACCTGCGGTGTCCCAGATGTGAAGGTGCGCTATCTTGGCGACGGGCTGATGTGGAAGCGGGTAGAGAAAAACTTTCTTGTCTCAACCCATCCTGCGGTGCTGTTATCCAAGAAGATGAAGTAATTTTGACGCGCGATCGCATGGCGAAAACTCCCCCAGACCTAGTTTTTACCAGCACAGAAATGCTCAATCGGTCTATGGGAGACTCCCGTTACGGTCATGTATTTGGCATCGCGGCGGCGAAAAAGCCTCAGCTAGTTTTGTTGGATGAAGTGCATACTTATACAGGTATCCACGGCGCACAAGTTGCTTACCTGCTGCGGCGTTGGCAGAAAATCATTAACAAGAAAGTCCAATTTACCGGACTTTCAGCAACTCTACAAAGTGCAGCAGAATTTTTCAGTCAACTCACAGGTTTAAACCCTGGTTCAGTGGAGGAAATTTCTCCTGGTGAAGACCAAATTGCTGAGGGGATGGAGTATCAATTAGTTCTTAGAGGCGACCCAGTATCAGGGACAAGTCTTTTATCTACCAGCATCCAAACGGCGATGCTGCTGCGGCGCGTACTCGACCCATCTGAAGACCCCCCTAGCAGAGGTTTCTATGGTTCCCGTGTTTTCGCTTTCACTGATGACTTAGATGTTACCAATCGCTTATTCCACAACCTTTTGGATGCCGAAGGTCGAGACAGTTGGGGTCGTCCCTTGCGAGGACGACAACCATTAGCAGCATTGCGATCGCATAGTGCAACTGATGGTAGAGAAAGGCTGATTGCCGCACAATCCTGGCTATTGTGTGAAGAAATCGGTCACGGTTTGCAACTGCCTTTAAGCATTGGGCGCACCAGTTCCCAAGATACCGGAGTTACGCCAAATGCAGATGTGATTGTGGCTACTGCATCTCTGGAAGTGGGATTTAACGACCCAGAAGTTGGAGGTGTCATCCAGCACAAAGCACCGCGAGATATGGCATCTTTCTTGCAAAGGAAGGGACGGGCGGGACGACGCAGAACTATGCGACCTTGGACAGTGGTTGTGCTTTCTGATTACGGACGGGACAGAATCGCCTATCAAGGCTACGATATGCTGTTTAATCCGGTTTTAGAAAAGCGATCGCTTCCCATCGCCAACCGCTATGTTATCCGCATTCAAGCAGTTTTCGCCTTTATGGATTGGGTTGGACAGCAATTAGCTGCAACTAGAGGAAGTGTCTGGAGAGACTTTGCTACTACTGATTTATACTTAATTAACCGTCAGCGACTAGAAATAAAACTGATCAAAAACATCCTGGAAACAGAAGCAGGACAACGCAACTTAGAAACATATCTGCAATCAGCACTACACCTTACCAAAGATGAAGTCGAAGCAGTTCTTTGGGAACCACCCAGGTCATTAATGATGGCGGTACTTCCGACTTTGCTACGGCGTTTAGAGTCTGGTTGGAAGCGCCTTCCGATTCAGCAAGATGAATCAGACAAAGACTATCAAACCCGTGACCCCTTACCTGATTTTGTTCCCCCGAACTTATTTAGTGACCTGCTGTTGCCAGAAGTAACGATTACTACACCACCACAAACGCACCACAGTGAGCCAGATGTTAATTCTATGCCAATTGTCCAAGCCCTGAAAACCTTTACCCCAGGCAGGGCGACGCGCCGTTTTGGGGTGCAGCATATTTATGCAACCCACTGGATTGCTCCGTCAGATTTGCAACAAAGAGAACAAGAATTCCCCGTAGAAGATTATTGTGCTGAGTTTGAAGAAGCAGGGTATTTTCAATTGTGGCAAGATAGGCAAATTGTAGATATTCGCTGCATTCGCCCTTGGGCAATTAATCCTACCCAAGTTCCTGCCGATATTTCAATTACCTCTAACGCCCAATTGGAATGGCGCAGTCAAATCATACCACCCGACTTAGGAATAAAACTCGAACTGCCTCAAGGTTCTCCCTGGTGCAAAATTATCACAGAAGTTTGTTGCTTTACTCACACTCAACAATCGCCCCTTGAAGTGCGGCGGTTTGCGATCGCATCCCATGCTAACATCCGCTTCGACAATGGGCAGGAACTTGATACAACAATTCGCTTCACCCAGAAACAGGATGGTAGTTCGGCGGCTGTGGGATTTGCCCAATCTGTTGACGGTCTAGTATTTCGCTTTCGGATTCCGCCTAATTTTACTATTAGTCCCAGCGATGCCAATCAAGAGAAAATTCGGGGGTTTCGCACGGCATATTTCCGCTATCGGGTATTGACAGATGACAGATTGTGTGAATTAACAAATGTCTTTCAACGGGAATGGCTTTATCAAATTTATATATCGATGCTTACCGACCACGCATTGACAGCCAAAATCTCCCTACTTGAAGCTTTTGAGGCGCTTTTGGGTGAAAATATGGGTCAAGAAATGGCAAGGGTTCTGGACAATATCTTCCAAACATTGAATGTTGAGGAAACTTTACTAGAAGAAGGGGAATCTGCACCGGAACAAATTCAGGGACGGCAGAGGGTACATGATAGATTGCTGGCACTTGGCAACGCAGATATCATCCAAACTATATTAAATGACCTGGCACCGATTCTCTGGTCAGAACCTGATGAGGAGTGGCATTCTTGGGCAGCTTTACGTTTTAAAGCGACCTTGGGAGGTGCGCTGCTGGATGCTTGCGGACAATTGTGTCCTCATTTTGACTTGGGCGACCTGATTTTAGATATCGATCCTGGCCCGCGTCCACCAGATGCACCTGCTATTTCCGAGGGAGTAGAAGAAATTTGGATAACTGAATCTACGATTGGTGGCGGTGGGGTGATTGAGGAAATCTTGCGGCGCTATGCTGCTGACCCGGCGAATTTTTTTCCGCTTGGCGGGGAGTGCATTGTCACCTGCGGATTTTGA